Proteins found in one Zea mays cultivar B73 chromosome 1, Zm-B73-REFERENCE-NAM-5.0, whole genome shotgun sequence genomic segment:
- the LOC100193145 gene encoding uncharacterized protein isoform X5 gives MATESAFRLIGGTGARDWSKGFGAFGSSAGALSGEDLGFVDNDTGVYGGWNKSVPNRSGSAPPSMEGSLAALGHLIDQQSGSFEASLTTLDNITDSSKSEEQLRADPAYFEYYGSKVNLNPRLPPPLISRESRRLMNRVGKAKEWRMVSQDNSSKGSIYVPRSMLSTHKEEPEDDKSPRLDSSSVEDAQIVSSASNFQSQDFMLERFQQSVASSPDSSSSNPSNSNTGDSMPVYSDINLLKSLSFDALKQSDLNSWTPKGPLKSNVNNDLSSPPLSSSSYPGSKTGTQTFEQEKAAADTKHGNVVLGSGAAVTEVDNVDSIMKNLKLSLDVHTSSPAKQRWQDNVLQQYGSFLPAQGDPIQLTTQGPHPPHVPFVDNLSHAQLKLPDIHQNLPQPSMTTPFYTPNSFGNPYYQNLHPANAFPTSIGTGGYAVSGSILPPFMAGYAPQGPLATPLDSSMTPSFSGRPSGFLPAGNLTGGTDFMQSCKVYGQFEPGMQPSIPDPNFIHFFQHPSLFQYTGGNQYNTMGPRFTVVGNLAESFDSQNTIPQAASAYPSDQRLPLPITGFPNSPTARRGGTVPNYQGISSYIGVPMTYPTSPVFQGQTLPGVLPPVRRNDSAGFLPPSRNITGSPGIQGQRARQKFDESKTCSFLEELKSNRARMVELSDITGRVVEYSADQHGSRFIQQKLENCTAEEKTSVFAEILPHASALMTDVFGNYVIQKFFEHGTREQRRDLATKLVGHVLPLSLQMYGCRVIQKALEVMELDQKIDLVHELDGHIMRCVRDQNGNHVIQKCIECVPTEHIGFVVSAFQGQVTSLSMHPYGCRVIQRILEHCGGNSQGQCIIDEILQWVCILAQDQYGNYVTQHVLERGKAHERSQIITKLAGQVVTMSQNKYASNVIEKCFQHGDIAERDLLIRRIVEQTEGNNNLLVCLAMMKDQYANYVVQKILETCNEDQRELLLSRVKDHMQALRKYTYGKHIVSRVEQLCGDVVTLSGTAESGS, from the exons ATGGCTACTGAGAGTGCTTTCCGATTGATTGGTGGGACGGGGGCTAGGGACTGGAGTAAGGGATTTGGTGCATTTGGCTCTTCAGCAGGTGCCTTATCAGGGGAAGACTTGGGATTTGTGGATAATGACACTGGGGTTTATGGGGGCTGGAACAAATCTGTTCCAAATCGTAGTGGAAGCGCACCGCCTAGCATGGAAGGATCTCTTGCTGCTCTTGGCCATCTCATTGATCAGCAGAGTGGGAGCTTTGAAGCTAGTTTGACAACCTTGGATAACATAACTGACAGTTCCAAATCTGAGGAGCAACTACGTGCTGATCCAGCATATTTTGAGTATTATGGCTCCAAGGTGAATCTGAATCCAAGGCTCCCTCCGCCACTTATTTCAAGGGAGAGTCGCCGATTAATGAACCGTGTTGGCAAGGCTAAAGAGTGGAGGATGGTCTCCCAAGATAACAGCAGCAAAGGCTCAATATACGTTCCTCGATCTATGTTGTCAACTCACAAAGAAGAACCTGAGGATGATAAATCTCCAAGATTGGATTCAAGTTCAGTGGAGGATGCCCAGATTGTCTCCAGTGCATCCAACTTTCAGAGCCAGGATTTTATGCTG GAGAGGTTTCAACAGAGTGTTGCTTCTTCGCCTGATAGTTCATCTTCTAATCCTTCAAATAGCAACACTGGTGATTCTATGCCTGTATATTCTGACATAAATTTGTTAAAGAGTTTGTCATTTGATGCTTTGAAGCAATCGGatttgaactcttggacaccaaaAGGCCCACTGAAAAGTAATGTTAACAATGACCTTTCATCGCCACCCCTTTCCAGTTCATCATATCCTGGTAGCAAAACTGGTACGCAAACTTTTGAGCAAGAAAAGGCTGCTGCTGACACCAAACATGGAAATGTTGTGCTTGGCAGTGGCGCAGCTGTTACTGAAGTTGATAATGTGGACTCCATTATGAAGAATTTGAAGTTAAGTTTGGATGTCCATACATCCTCACCTGCCAAGCAGAGGTGGCAGGACAATGTCTTGCAGCAGTATGGTTCCTTTTTACCAGCCCAAGGTGATCCTATTCAATTGACTACTCAAGGACCCCATCCTCCTCATGTACCTTTTGTTGATAACTTGTCTCATGCTCAGCTCAAGTTGCCTGACATCCACCAAAATTTACCACAACCTAGTATGACAACACCTTTCTATACACCAAATTCTTTTGGGAACCCTTATTATCAGAATTTGCACCCTGCTAATGCTTTTCCAACCTCAATTGGAACTGGGGGTTATGCTGTAAGTGGTTCTATTTTGCCACCGTTTATGGCTGGCTATGCTCCCCAAGGTCCTCTTGCTACACCTCTTGACAGTTCTATGACTCCAAGCTTTAGTGGCAGGCCATCTGGATTTCTTCCAGCAGGGAATCTTACAGGGGGAACAGATTTTATGCAGTCATGTAAAGTATACGGACAATTTGAGCCTGGTATGCAGCCATCCATTCCCGATCCGAACTTCATTCATTTCTTTCAGCATCCCTCTTTATTTCAGTATACTGGAGGAAATCAATACAATACAATGGGTCCAAGATTTACTGTTGTTGGGAATTTAGCTGAAAGCTTTGATTCACAAAACACGATACCTCAAGCTGCATCTGCATATCCATCTGATCAGAGGCTTCCACTGCCAATAACTGGCTTTCCTAATTCTCCTACAGCCAGAAGAGGAGGGACTGTTCCAAATTATCAAGGCATTTCATCCTACATTGGAGTGCCAATGACTTATCCTACTAGTCCAGTGTTTCAGGGACAAACATTGCCTGGAGTATTGCCTCCTGTTAGGAGAAACGACTCTGCTGGATTTCTGCCCCCCTCAAGAAACATCACTGGTAGCCCTGGAATTCAAGGGCAGCGAGCAAGACAGAAGTTTGATGAATCAAAGACCTGCTCTTTCTTAGAAGAGTTGAAGTCCAACAGAGCGCGCATGGTTGAGCTTTCTGACATCACAGGCCGTGTAGTTGAATACAG TGCTGACCAACATGGTAGCCGATTCATCCAGCAGAAGTTGGAAAACTGCACCGCCGAAGAGAAGACATCTGTGTTTGCCGAGATTCTTCCTCATGCTTCAGCATTAATGACTGACGTTTTTGGGAATTATGTGATCCAAAAG TTTTTTGAACATGGAACTCGTGAGCAAAGGAGGGATCTTGCCACCAAGCTTGTTGGTCACGTTTTGCCTTTGAGTCTTCAGATGTATGGCTGCCGTGTAATCCAGAAG GCTCTGGAAGTTATGGAACTTGACCAGAAAATAGATCTAGTTCATGAGCTTGATGGTCATATTATGCGATGTGTCCGTGATCAAAATGGAAATCACGTTATACAGAAGTGCATTGAGTGTGTCCCCACAGAACATATTGGTTTTGTAGTGTCTGCTTTTCAGGGACAAGTTACTAGCCTTTCAATGCATCCATATGGCTGCCGTGTAATTCAG AGAATCTTGGAGCACTGCGGTGGTAACTCACAAGGCCAGTGCATAATAGACGAGATATTACAGTGGGTGTGCATCCTTGCGCAGGATCAGTATGGCAACTATGTTACACAG CATGTTCTAGAAAGAGGAAAAGCTCATGAGAGGAGCCAAATTATTACTAAATTGGCCGGGCAGGTTGTTACCATGAGCCAAAATAAATATGCATCAAATGTGATAGAGAAGTGTTTTCAACATGGTGATATTGCGGAGCGGGATCTTCTGATCAGACGGATTGTGGAGCAGACAGAGGGCAACAACAATTTATTGGTCTGTTTG GCAATGATGAAGGACCAGTATGCTAATTACGTGGTCCAGAAGATACTTGAAACTTGCAACGAGGATCAGCGGGAGCTTCTGCTCAGCCGCGTAAAGGATCATATGCAAGCATTGAGGAAGTACACATACGGCAAGCACATCGTAAGCCGAGTCGAGCAGCTCTGTGGCGACG TTGTCACCCTTTCAGGAACTGCCGAGTCAGGTTCTTGA
- the LOC100193145 gene encoding uncharacterized protein isoform X3: MEKGMMFFCGESFSTMTAGGGVTGAWSPRVSGQPAGLDAPSLMATESAFRLIGGTGARDWSKGFGAFGSSAGALSGEDLGFVDNDTGVYGGWNKSVPNRSGSAPPSMEGSLAALGHLIDQQSGSFEASLTTLDNITDSSKSEEQLRADPAYFEYYGSKVNLNPRLPPPLISRESRRLMNRVGKAKEWRMVSQDNSSKGSIYVPRSMLSTHKEEPEDDKSPRLDSSSVEDAQIVSSASNFQSQDFMLERFQQSVASSPDSSSSNPSNSNTGDSMPVYSDINLLKSLSFDALKQSDLNSWTPKGPLKSNVNNDLSSPPLSSSSYPGSKTGTQTFEQEKAAADTKHGNVVLGSGAAVTEVDNVDSIMKNLKLSLDVHTSSPAKQRWQDNVLQQYGSFLPAQGDPIQLTTQGPHPPHVPFVDNLSHAQLKLPDIHQNLPQPSMTTPFYTPNSFGNPYYQNLHPANAFPTSIGTGGYAVSGSILPPFMAGYAPQGPLATPLDSSMTPSFSGRPSGFLPAGNLTGGTDFMQSCKVYGQFEPGMQPSIPDPNFIHFFQHPSLFQYTGGNQYNTMGPRFTVVGNLAESFDSQNTIPQAASAYPSDQRLPLPITGFPNSPTARRGGTVPNYQGISSYIGVPMTYPTSPVFQGQTLPGVLPPVRRNDSAGFLPPSRNITGSPGIQGQRARQKFDESKTCSFLEELKSNRARMVELSDITGRVVEYSADQHGSRFIQQKLENCTAEEKTSVFAEILPHASALMTDVFGNYVIQKFFEHGTREQRRDLATKLVGHVLPLSLQMYGCRVIQKALEVMELDQKIDLVHELDGHIMRCVRDQNGNHVIQKCIECVPTEHIGFVVSAFQGQVTSLSMHPYGCRVIQRILEHCGGNSQGQCIIDEILQWVCILAQDQYGNYVTQHVLERGKAHERSQIITKLAGQVVTMSQNKYASNVIEKCFQHGDIAERDLLIRRIVEQTEGNNNLLVCLAMMKDQYANYVVQKILETCNEDQRELLLSRVKDHMQALRKYTYGKHIVSRVEQLCGDGTAESGS; the protein is encoded by the exons ATGGAGAAAGGGATGATGTTTTTTTGTGGGGAGAGCTTCAGCACGATGACTGCAGGTGGAGGTGTCACTGGTGCTTGGTCGCCTAGGGTTTCGGGCCAGCCGGCTGGCTTGGACGCGCCAAG TCTAATGGCTACTGAGAGTGCTTTCCGATTGATTGGTGGGACGGGGGCTAGGGACTGGAGTAAGGGATTTGGTGCATTTGGCTCTTCAGCAGGTGCCTTATCAGGGGAAGACTTGGGATTTGTGGATAATGACACTGGGGTTTATGGGGGCTGGAACAAATCTGTTCCAAATCGTAGTGGAAGCGCACCGCCTAGCATGGAAGGATCTCTTGCTGCTCTTGGCCATCTCATTGATCAGCAGAGTGGGAGCTTTGAAGCTAGTTTGACAACCTTGGATAACATAACTGACAGTTCCAAATCTGAGGAGCAACTACGTGCTGATCCAGCATATTTTGAGTATTATGGCTCCAAGGTGAATCTGAATCCAAGGCTCCCTCCGCCACTTATTTCAAGGGAGAGTCGCCGATTAATGAACCGTGTTGGCAAGGCTAAAGAGTGGAGGATGGTCTCCCAAGATAACAGCAGCAAAGGCTCAATATACGTTCCTCGATCTATGTTGTCAACTCACAAAGAAGAACCTGAGGATGATAAATCTCCAAGATTGGATTCAAGTTCAGTGGAGGATGCCCAGATTGTCTCCAGTGCATCCAACTTTCAGAGCCAGGATTTTATGCTG GAGAGGTTTCAACAGAGTGTTGCTTCTTCGCCTGATAGTTCATCTTCTAATCCTTCAAATAGCAACACTGGTGATTCTATGCCTGTATATTCTGACATAAATTTGTTAAAGAGTTTGTCATTTGATGCTTTGAAGCAATCGGatttgaactcttggacaccaaaAGGCCCACTGAAAAGTAATGTTAACAATGACCTTTCATCGCCACCCCTTTCCAGTTCATCATATCCTGGTAGCAAAACTGGTACGCAAACTTTTGAGCAAGAAAAGGCTGCTGCTGACACCAAACATGGAAATGTTGTGCTTGGCAGTGGCGCAGCTGTTACTGAAGTTGATAATGTGGACTCCATTATGAAGAATTTGAAGTTAAGTTTGGATGTCCATACATCCTCACCTGCCAAGCAGAGGTGGCAGGACAATGTCTTGCAGCAGTATGGTTCCTTTTTACCAGCCCAAGGTGATCCTATTCAATTGACTACTCAAGGACCCCATCCTCCTCATGTACCTTTTGTTGATAACTTGTCTCATGCTCAGCTCAAGTTGCCTGACATCCACCAAAATTTACCACAACCTAGTATGACAACACCTTTCTATACACCAAATTCTTTTGGGAACCCTTATTATCAGAATTTGCACCCTGCTAATGCTTTTCCAACCTCAATTGGAACTGGGGGTTATGCTGTAAGTGGTTCTATTTTGCCACCGTTTATGGCTGGCTATGCTCCCCAAGGTCCTCTTGCTACACCTCTTGACAGTTCTATGACTCCAAGCTTTAGTGGCAGGCCATCTGGATTTCTTCCAGCAGGGAATCTTACAGGGGGAACAGATTTTATGCAGTCATGTAAAGTATACGGACAATTTGAGCCTGGTATGCAGCCATCCATTCCCGATCCGAACTTCATTCATTTCTTTCAGCATCCCTCTTTATTTCAGTATACTGGAGGAAATCAATACAATACAATGGGTCCAAGATTTACTGTTGTTGGGAATTTAGCTGAAAGCTTTGATTCACAAAACACGATACCTCAAGCTGCATCTGCATATCCATCTGATCAGAGGCTTCCACTGCCAATAACTGGCTTTCCTAATTCTCCTACAGCCAGAAGAGGAGGGACTGTTCCAAATTATCAAGGCATTTCATCCTACATTGGAGTGCCAATGACTTATCCTACTAGTCCAGTGTTTCAGGGACAAACATTGCCTGGAGTATTGCCTCCTGTTAGGAGAAACGACTCTGCTGGATTTCTGCCCCCCTCAAGAAACATCACTGGTAGCCCTGGAATTCAAGGGCAGCGAGCAAGACAGAAGTTTGATGAATCAAAGACCTGCTCTTTCTTAGAAGAGTTGAAGTCCAACAGAGCGCGCATGGTTGAGCTTTCTGACATCACAGGCCGTGTAGTTGAATACAG TGCTGACCAACATGGTAGCCGATTCATCCAGCAGAAGTTGGAAAACTGCACCGCCGAAGAGAAGACATCTGTGTTTGCCGAGATTCTTCCTCATGCTTCAGCATTAATGACTGACGTTTTTGGGAATTATGTGATCCAAAAG TTTTTTGAACATGGAACTCGTGAGCAAAGGAGGGATCTTGCCACCAAGCTTGTTGGTCACGTTTTGCCTTTGAGTCTTCAGATGTATGGCTGCCGTGTAATCCAGAAG GCTCTGGAAGTTATGGAACTTGACCAGAAAATAGATCTAGTTCATGAGCTTGATGGTCATATTATGCGATGTGTCCGTGATCAAAATGGAAATCACGTTATACAGAAGTGCATTGAGTGTGTCCCCACAGAACATATTGGTTTTGTAGTGTCTGCTTTTCAGGGACAAGTTACTAGCCTTTCAATGCATCCATATGGCTGCCGTGTAATTCAG AGAATCTTGGAGCACTGCGGTGGTAACTCACAAGGCCAGTGCATAATAGACGAGATATTACAGTGGGTGTGCATCCTTGCGCAGGATCAGTATGGCAACTATGTTACACAG CATGTTCTAGAAAGAGGAAAAGCTCATGAGAGGAGCCAAATTATTACTAAATTGGCCGGGCAGGTTGTTACCATGAGCCAAAATAAATATGCATCAAATGTGATAGAGAAGTGTTTTCAACATGGTGATATTGCGGAGCGGGATCTTCTGATCAGACGGATTGTGGAGCAGACAGAGGGCAACAACAATTTATTGGTCTGTTTG GCAATGATGAAGGACCAGTATGCTAATTACGTGGTCCAGAAGATACTTGAAACTTGCAACGAGGATCAGCGGGAGCTTCTGCTCAGCCGCGTAAAGGATCATATGCAAGCATTGAGGAAGTACACATACGGCAAGCACATCGTAAGCCGAGTCGAGCAGCTCTGTGGCGACG GAACTGCCGAGTCAGGTTCTTGA
- the LOC100193145 gene encoding uncharacterized protein isoform X1 has product MEKGMMFFCGESFSTMTAGGGVTGAWSPRVSGQPAGLDAPSLMATESAFRLIGGTGARDWSKGFGAFGSSAGALSGEDLGFVDNDTGVYGGWNKSVPNRSGSAPPSMEGSLAALGHLIDQQSGSFEASLTTLDNITDSSKSEEQLRADPAYFEYYGSKVNLNPRLPPPLISRESRRLMNRVGKAKEWRMVSQDNSSKGSIYVPRSMLSTHKEEPEDDKSPRLDSSSVEDAQIVSSASNFQSQDFMLERFQQSVASSPDSSSSNPSNSNTGDSMPVYSDINLLKSLSFDALKQSDLNSWTPKGPLKSNVNNDLSSPPLSSSSYPGSKTGTQTFEQEKAAADTKHGNVVLGSGAAVTEVDNVDSIMKNLKLSLDVHTSSPAKQRWQDNVLQQYGSFLPAQGDPIQLTTQGPHPPHVPFVDNLSHAQLKLPDIHQNLPQPSMTTPFYTPNSFGNPYYQNLHPANAFPTSIGTGGYAVSGSILPPFMAGYAPQGPLATPLDSSMTPSFSGRPSGFLPAGNLTGGTDFMQSCKVYGQFEPGMQPSIPDPNFIHFFQHPSLFQYTGGNQYNTMGPRFTVVGNLAESFDSQNTIPQAASAYPSDQRLPLPITGFPNSPTARRGGTVPNYQGISSYIGVPMTYPTSPVFQGQTLPGVLPPVRRNDSAGFLPPSRNITGSPGIQGQRARQKFDESKTCSFLEELKSNRARMVELSDITGRVVEYSADQHGSRFIQQKLENCTAEEKTSVFAEILPHASALMTDVFGNYVIQKFFEHGTREQRRDLATKLVGHVLPLSLQMYGCRVIQKALEVMELDQKIDLVHELDGHIMRCVRDQNGNHVIQKCIECVPTEHIGFVVSAFQGQVTSLSMHPYGCRVIQRILEHCGGNSQGQCIIDEILQWVCILAQDQYGNYVTQHVLERGKAHERSQIITKLAGQVVTMSQNKYASNVIEKCFQHGDIAERDLLIRRIVEQTEGNNNLLVCLAMMKDQYANYVVQKILETCNEDQRELLLSRVKDHMQALRKYTYGKHIVSRVEQLCGDVVTLSGTAESGS; this is encoded by the exons ATGGAGAAAGGGATGATGTTTTTTTGTGGGGAGAGCTTCAGCACGATGACTGCAGGTGGAGGTGTCACTGGTGCTTGGTCGCCTAGGGTTTCGGGCCAGCCGGCTGGCTTGGACGCGCCAAG TCTAATGGCTACTGAGAGTGCTTTCCGATTGATTGGTGGGACGGGGGCTAGGGACTGGAGTAAGGGATTTGGTGCATTTGGCTCTTCAGCAGGTGCCTTATCAGGGGAAGACTTGGGATTTGTGGATAATGACACTGGGGTTTATGGGGGCTGGAACAAATCTGTTCCAAATCGTAGTGGAAGCGCACCGCCTAGCATGGAAGGATCTCTTGCTGCTCTTGGCCATCTCATTGATCAGCAGAGTGGGAGCTTTGAAGCTAGTTTGACAACCTTGGATAACATAACTGACAGTTCCAAATCTGAGGAGCAACTACGTGCTGATCCAGCATATTTTGAGTATTATGGCTCCAAGGTGAATCTGAATCCAAGGCTCCCTCCGCCACTTATTTCAAGGGAGAGTCGCCGATTAATGAACCGTGTTGGCAAGGCTAAAGAGTGGAGGATGGTCTCCCAAGATAACAGCAGCAAAGGCTCAATATACGTTCCTCGATCTATGTTGTCAACTCACAAAGAAGAACCTGAGGATGATAAATCTCCAAGATTGGATTCAAGTTCAGTGGAGGATGCCCAGATTGTCTCCAGTGCATCCAACTTTCAGAGCCAGGATTTTATGCTG GAGAGGTTTCAACAGAGTGTTGCTTCTTCGCCTGATAGTTCATCTTCTAATCCTTCAAATAGCAACACTGGTGATTCTATGCCTGTATATTCTGACATAAATTTGTTAAAGAGTTTGTCATTTGATGCTTTGAAGCAATCGGatttgaactcttggacaccaaaAGGCCCACTGAAAAGTAATGTTAACAATGACCTTTCATCGCCACCCCTTTCCAGTTCATCATATCCTGGTAGCAAAACTGGTACGCAAACTTTTGAGCAAGAAAAGGCTGCTGCTGACACCAAACATGGAAATGTTGTGCTTGGCAGTGGCGCAGCTGTTACTGAAGTTGATAATGTGGACTCCATTATGAAGAATTTGAAGTTAAGTTTGGATGTCCATACATCCTCACCTGCCAAGCAGAGGTGGCAGGACAATGTCTTGCAGCAGTATGGTTCCTTTTTACCAGCCCAAGGTGATCCTATTCAATTGACTACTCAAGGACCCCATCCTCCTCATGTACCTTTTGTTGATAACTTGTCTCATGCTCAGCTCAAGTTGCCTGACATCCACCAAAATTTACCACAACCTAGTATGACAACACCTTTCTATACACCAAATTCTTTTGGGAACCCTTATTATCAGAATTTGCACCCTGCTAATGCTTTTCCAACCTCAATTGGAACTGGGGGTTATGCTGTAAGTGGTTCTATTTTGCCACCGTTTATGGCTGGCTATGCTCCCCAAGGTCCTCTTGCTACACCTCTTGACAGTTCTATGACTCCAAGCTTTAGTGGCAGGCCATCTGGATTTCTTCCAGCAGGGAATCTTACAGGGGGAACAGATTTTATGCAGTCATGTAAAGTATACGGACAATTTGAGCCTGGTATGCAGCCATCCATTCCCGATCCGAACTTCATTCATTTCTTTCAGCATCCCTCTTTATTTCAGTATACTGGAGGAAATCAATACAATACAATGGGTCCAAGATTTACTGTTGTTGGGAATTTAGCTGAAAGCTTTGATTCACAAAACACGATACCTCAAGCTGCATCTGCATATCCATCTGATCAGAGGCTTCCACTGCCAATAACTGGCTTTCCTAATTCTCCTACAGCCAGAAGAGGAGGGACTGTTCCAAATTATCAAGGCATTTCATCCTACATTGGAGTGCCAATGACTTATCCTACTAGTCCAGTGTTTCAGGGACAAACATTGCCTGGAGTATTGCCTCCTGTTAGGAGAAACGACTCTGCTGGATTTCTGCCCCCCTCAAGAAACATCACTGGTAGCCCTGGAATTCAAGGGCAGCGAGCAAGACAGAAGTTTGATGAATCAAAGACCTGCTCTTTCTTAGAAGAGTTGAAGTCCAACAGAGCGCGCATGGTTGAGCTTTCTGACATCACAGGCCGTGTAGTTGAATACAG TGCTGACCAACATGGTAGCCGATTCATCCAGCAGAAGTTGGAAAACTGCACCGCCGAAGAGAAGACATCTGTGTTTGCCGAGATTCTTCCTCATGCTTCAGCATTAATGACTGACGTTTTTGGGAATTATGTGATCCAAAAG TTTTTTGAACATGGAACTCGTGAGCAAAGGAGGGATCTTGCCACCAAGCTTGTTGGTCACGTTTTGCCTTTGAGTCTTCAGATGTATGGCTGCCGTGTAATCCAGAAG GCTCTGGAAGTTATGGAACTTGACCAGAAAATAGATCTAGTTCATGAGCTTGATGGTCATATTATGCGATGTGTCCGTGATCAAAATGGAAATCACGTTATACAGAAGTGCATTGAGTGTGTCCCCACAGAACATATTGGTTTTGTAGTGTCTGCTTTTCAGGGACAAGTTACTAGCCTTTCAATGCATCCATATGGCTGCCGTGTAATTCAG AGAATCTTGGAGCACTGCGGTGGTAACTCACAAGGCCAGTGCATAATAGACGAGATATTACAGTGGGTGTGCATCCTTGCGCAGGATCAGTATGGCAACTATGTTACACAG CATGTTCTAGAAAGAGGAAAAGCTCATGAGAGGAGCCAAATTATTACTAAATTGGCCGGGCAGGTTGTTACCATGAGCCAAAATAAATATGCATCAAATGTGATAGAGAAGTGTTTTCAACATGGTGATATTGCGGAGCGGGATCTTCTGATCAGACGGATTGTGGAGCAGACAGAGGGCAACAACAATTTATTGGTCTGTTTG GCAATGATGAAGGACCAGTATGCTAATTACGTGGTCCAGAAGATACTTGAAACTTGCAACGAGGATCAGCGGGAGCTTCTGCTCAGCCGCGTAAAGGATCATATGCAAGCATTGAGGAAGTACACATACGGCAAGCACATCGTAAGCCGAGTCGAGCAGCTCTGTGGCGACG TTGTCACCCTTTCAGGAACTGCCGAGTCAGGTTCTTGA